Proteins encoded together in one Centropristis striata isolate RG_2023a ecotype Rhode Island chromosome 6, C.striata_1.0, whole genome shotgun sequence window:
- the lysmd4 gene encoding lysM and putative peptidoglycan-binding domain-containing protein 4, translating to MRRGEHVSRAFQAPVDVHASADGQVYMFNRRPNESIGSSDDEELNVMEMRPRVFRDQEQDGLRNIQLLEREVLDGDNLNKLALQYGCKVADIKRVNNLMQEQDLFALKSIKIPIQKHSFLTETYSDLTDPQKEMPPSSETPEKPLDRARAQPHLQEVTDFLMEVDHDIEKLIQTTNDQDEDLLDNSDRRFGFRGNRLTSHGADWGIQWWNAVVAMLLIGIVLPLFYVIYFKTKDNGVVSPTDASGAVQSSTTSPPPSGTGLSTGGKYLQEPG from the exons ATGCGGCGAGGGGAGCACGTTTCTCGGGCTTTCCAGGCCCCGGTGGATGTCCATGCCAGTGCAGATGGCCAAGTTTACATGTTCAATAGACGACCCAATGAGTCCATTGGATCCTCAGATGATGAGGAGCTCAATGTCATGGAGATGAGGCCACGGGTTTTCCGAGACCAGGAGCAGGACGGACTGAGAAACATCCAGCTGCTGGAGAGGGAGGTGTTAGATGGTGACAACCTCAACAAGCTTGCACTGCAATATGGCTGCAAG GTGGCAGATATAAAGCGAGTCAACAACCTTATGCAGGAACAAGATTTATTTGCACTGAAATCTATCAAAATCCCTATTCAGAAACACAGCTTTTTAACAGAGACATACTCGGACCTAACTGACCCTCAAAAAGAAATGCCACCTTCATCTGAAACACCAGAGAAGCCCCTGGACCGAGCCAGAGCTCAGCCACATCTGCAGGAGGTCACAGACTTTCTAATGGAGGTGGACCACGATATTGAGAAACTGATTCAGACCACGAACGATCAAGATGAGGATCTCTTGGATAACTCTGACAGACGATTTGGTTTCAGAGGAAATCGTCTGACCAGTCATGGTGCAGACTGGGGCATCCAGTGGTGGAACGCTGTGGTCGCCATGCTCCTGATCGGCATCGTCCTGCcgttattttatgtaatttatttcaaaacaaaagataATGGAGTAGTTTCACCAACAGATGCTAGTGGTGCCGTACAGTCATCCACCACCTCTCCACCCCCCTCGGGGACAGGCCTCAGTACAGGAGGAAAGTATTTGCAAGAACCAGGATAG